A genomic window from Streptomyces sp. 846.5 includes:
- a CDS encoding bifunctional uroporphyrinogen-III C-methyltransferase/uroporphyrinogen-III synthase: MSPTPNAADQAGRRPAGQITFLGAGPGDPGLLTLRAVEVLAAADVLVADPLTATAVRAHCRDGVELHDALPTADGLEVPEGRPLARLFPAVKAGKHVVRTVDGDPGLDGRAAEEMLACAQAGIPFQVVPGVAQSVGVPAYAGVPLRGAAAGADVRFVDASHCLPEAYDWSNLGGCDATLVVRTRLNALPGSASALVASGRKPDTPVSVTLEGTTTRQRTYIATLATVAAELKAARVLPSPVSAPVDPVSSVIAVVGEQVNRRATLSWFETKPLFGWNVLVPRTKDQAGVLSEQLRSYGAVPSEVPTIAVEPPRTPQQMERAIKGLVTGRYEWIAFTSVNAVKAVREKFEEYGLDARAFAGIKVAAVGETTSQALVDFGVKPDLVPSGEQSAAGLLEDWPVYDPVFDPIDRVLLPRADIATETLVAGLVELGWEVDDVTAYRTVRASPPPAETREAIKGGGFDAVIFTSSSTVRNLVGIAGKPHNVTVIACIGPATAKTAEEHGLRVDVLAPAPSVAALAEALADFGAARRDAAMQAGEQVYRPSERRPGSRRKAR; this comes from the coding sequence GTGAGCCCCACTCCGAATGCAGCAGACCAGGCGGGTCGGCGCCCGGCCGGCCAGATCACCTTCCTCGGCGCGGGTCCCGGCGACCCGGGCCTGCTGACGCTGCGGGCCGTCGAGGTACTGGCGGCCGCCGACGTCCTGGTCGCCGACCCGCTCACCGCCACGGCGGTACGGGCGCACTGTCGCGACGGGGTGGAACTGCACGACGCCCTCCCCACGGCGGACGGGCTGGAGGTCCCCGAGGGCCGGCCGCTGGCGCGACTGTTCCCGGCCGTGAAGGCCGGCAAGCACGTGGTCCGCACCGTCGACGGCGACCCCGGCCTGGACGGCCGCGCCGCCGAGGAGATGCTGGCCTGCGCGCAGGCGGGCATCCCGTTCCAGGTGGTGCCCGGAGTGGCCCAGTCGGTGGGCGTCCCCGCCTACGCGGGCGTGCCGCTGCGCGGCGCCGCCGCCGGCGCCGACGTGCGCTTCGTGGACGCCTCGCACTGCCTGCCCGAGGCCTACGACTGGTCCAACCTCGGCGGCTGCGACGCCACCCTGGTCGTCCGCACCCGGCTGAACGCGCTGCCGGGCTCCGCCAGTGCCCTGGTCGCCTCGGGCCGCAAGCCCGACACCCCGGTCTCGGTGACCCTGGAGGGCACCACCACCCGGCAGCGGACCTACATCGCCACGCTGGCCACGGTGGCCGCCGAGCTGAAGGCGGCCCGGGTGCTGCCCTCGCCGGTCTCGGCGCCGGTCGACCCGGTCAGCAGCGTCATAGCCGTCGTGGGCGAGCAGGTGAACCGCCGGGCCACGCTGTCCTGGTTCGAGACCAAGCCGCTGTTCGGCTGGAACGTGCTCGTCCCGCGCACCAAGGACCAGGCCGGGGTGCTGTCCGAGCAACTGCGCTCCTACGGCGCGGTGCCGTCGGAGGTGCCGACCATCGCCGTTGAGCCGCCGCGCACCCCGCAGCAGATGGAACGCGCCATCAAGGGCCTGGTGACCGGGCGTTACGAGTGGATCGCCTTCACCTCGGTGAACGCGGTCAAGGCGGTCCGGGAGAAGTTCGAGGAGTACGGGCTCGACGCGCGTGCCTTCGCCGGGATCAAGGTCGCCGCGGTCGGCGAGACCACCTCGCAGGCCCTGGTCGACTTCGGCGTCAAGCCGGACCTGGTGCCCAGCGGGGAGCAGTCCGCGGCCGGACTGCTGGAGGACTGGCCGGTCTACGACCCGGTGTTCGACCCGATCGACCGGGTGCTGCTGCCGCGCGCCGACATCGCCACCGAGACCCTGGTCGCCGGCCTGGTCGAACTCGGCTGGGAGGTCGACGATGTGACGGCGTATCGGACGGTACGGGCCTCGCCCCCGCCGGCCGAGACCCGGGAAGCCATCAAGGGCGGCGGGTTCGACGCGGTGATCTTCACCTCGTCCTCGACCGTGCGCAACCTGGTCGGCATCGCCGGCAAGCCGCACAACGTGACCGTGATCGCCTGCATCGGCCCGGCCACGGCGAAGACCGCGGAGGAGCACGGGCTCCGCGTCGACGTTCTGGCGCCGGCCCCGTCGGTCGCCGCACTCGCCGAAGCCCTGGCGGACTTCGGCGCGGCCCGCCGCGACGCGGCGATGCAGGCGGGCGAACAGGTCTACCGCCCCTCCGAAAGGCGACCCGGCTCCCGCCGGAAGGCGCGCTAG
- a CDS encoding rodlet layer protein, translating to MLKKTFATAGLVLSATAMAMSPAAALGNSDGSATAMQGAGGTNVTGTWGDHSPNFHTLDNPNICLPEVHHVAVGLIPVQVDVPVLNQQGHQTCNVGQATQSDGDAPLSHLIG from the coding sequence GTGCTGAAGAAGACTTTCGCGACCGCGGGTCTCGTTCTCTCCGCAACCGCCATGGCGATGTCCCCGGCCGCGGCTCTGGGCAACAGCGACGGCTCCGCCACCGCGATGCAGGGCGCCGGCGGCACCAACGTCACCGGCACCTGGGGCGACCACAGCCCCAACTTCCACACCCTGGACAACCCGAACATCTGCCTGCCCGAGGTCCACCACGTGGCGGTCGGGCTCATCCCGGTCCAGGTCGACGTCCCGGTCCTGAACCAGCAGGGTCACCAGACCTGCAACGTCGGCCAGGCCACCCAGAGCGACGGCGACGCCCCGCTCTCGCACCTGATCGGCTGA
- a CDS encoding rodlet layer protein yields the protein MLKKALAAAGIAAAAIAATAGPASAIGDSDGSAMAAQGAGGTNVTGTWGDHSPNFHFLDNPNICLPEVHHIAVGLIPVQVDVPVANQQSHQTCNIGQGTQSVGDGPASHLIG from the coding sequence ATGCTGAAGAAGGCCCTCGCCGCCGCGGGTATCGCCGCCGCCGCCATCGCCGCGACCGCCGGCCCCGCCTCCGCCATCGGTGACTCGGACGGCTCCGCCATGGCCGCGCAGGGCGCCGGCGGCACCAACGTCACCGGCACCTGGGGCGACCACAGCCCCAACTTCCACTTCCTGGACAACCCGAACATCTGCCTGCCGGAGGTCCACCACATCGCGGTCGGCCTCATCCCGGTCCAGGTCGACGTCCCGGTCGCCAACCAGCAGTCGCACCAGACCTGCAACATCGGCCAGGGGACCCAGAGCGTCGGCGACGGCCCGGCGTCGCACCTGATCGGCTGA
- a CDS encoding rodlet layer protein: MIKKTLGTAGFVVAALAMATGSAAAIGDSDGSAKASQGAGGTNVTGTWGDHSPNFHTLDNPNICLPEVHHVVVGLIPVQVDVPVLNQQAHQTCNIGQAAQSHGDAPLSHLIG, translated from the coding sequence ATGATCAAGAAGACCCTCGGCACCGCCGGCTTCGTCGTGGCCGCGCTGGCGATGGCCACCGGCTCCGCCGCCGCCATCGGTGACTCGGACGGCTCCGCGAAGGCCTCGCAGGGCGCCGGCGGCACCAACGTCACCGGTACCTGGGGCGACCACAGCCCCAACTTCCACACCCTGGACAACCCGAACATCTGCCTGCCCGAGGTCCACCACGTCGTCGTCGGGCTCATCCCGGTCCAGGTCGACGTCCCGGTCCTGAACCAGCAGGCCCACCAGACCTGCAACATCGGCCAGGCGGCCCAGAGCCACGGCGACGCCCCGCTCTCCCACCTGATCGGCTGA
- a CDS encoding chaplin: MGSIRKAALLVGATGALLFGATGVASADANAYGAAYDSPGVLSGNVVQIPVDIPINICGNSINVVGLANPAFDNSCSNGDDEHGTKDEWHASHWGHHVFWNHEEGREDCD; encoded by the coding sequence ATGGGTTCGATTCGCAAGGCCGCACTGCTCGTGGGCGCCACCGGCGCCCTGTTGTTCGGAGCCACCGGCGTGGCCAGTGCCGACGCCAACGCCTACGGCGCCGCTTACGACTCCCCGGGCGTGCTGTCCGGCAATGTCGTGCAGATTCCGGTCGATATTCCGATCAACATCTGCGGAAACTCGATCAATGTCGTCGGTCTGGCCAACCCGGCGTTCGACAACAGCTGCAGCAACGGCGACGACGAGCACGGCACGAAGGACGAGTGGCACGCCAGCCACTGGGGCCACCACGTCTTCTGGAACCACGAAGAAGGTCGCGAGGACTGCGACTAG
- a CDS encoding chaplin, which yields MNTKRSMFVAAAAVSMIAAGAGAASASSTATGAATNSPGVLSGNNVAVPVHVPVNACGITVDVIGALNPAFGNECKNIG from the coding sequence ATGAACACCAAGCGCAGCATGTTCGTCGCCGCCGCCGCAGTCAGCATGATCGCCGCTGGTGCCGGTGCCGCCTCGGCCAGCAGCACCGCCACCGGTGCTGCGACCAACTCCCCCGGCGTGCTCTCGGGCAACAACGTTGCCGTGCCCGTCCACGTGCCGGTGAACGCCTGCGGCATCACTGTCGACGTGATCGGCGCGCTGAACCCGGCCTTCGGCAACGAGTGCAAGAACATCGGCTGA
- a CDS encoding polysaccharide deacetylase family protein has protein sequence MASEALSPPRAVRAPDSRGTPLAFMYHSVDSCTADPYRLTVSPRRFAEQMRWIRDSGRRGVSILRLLEAWRRGRGQDLVGLTFDDGYADFDLVARPLLEAFGFTATVFVVTGQFGGHNSWDGDAPRKELLSRRQVGELAESGMEIGCHGSTHRRLVGLTERTLEFEVVRSREALEQVIQRPVHGFCYPYGRYDRAAMAAVRDSGYGYATGVEHIADSDRWSIPRSYVGELDTGWRLRAKELRHRLRTVVRASRC, from the coding sequence GTGGCGAGCGAGGCCCTGTCCCCACCCCGCGCGGTGCGGGCTCCCGATTCCAGAGGCACACCGCTGGCGTTCATGTACCACTCGGTCGACTCCTGTACCGCGGACCCCTACCGACTGACCGTCAGCCCGCGGCGGTTCGCCGAGCAGATGCGCTGGATCCGCGACAGCGGAAGGCGGGGCGTGTCGATACTCCGCCTGCTGGAGGCCTGGCGGCGCGGGCGCGGCCAGGACCTGGTCGGGCTGACCTTCGACGACGGCTACGCCGACTTCGACCTGGTGGCGCGGCCGCTGCTGGAGGCGTTCGGCTTCACCGCCACCGTCTTCGTCGTCACCGGGCAGTTCGGCGGCCACAACAGCTGGGACGGCGACGCGCCCCGCAAGGAGCTGCTGAGCCGGCGGCAGGTCGGCGAACTCGCCGAATCCGGAATGGAGATCGGCTGCCACGGCTCGACCCATCGCCGGCTGGTCGGCCTCACCGAACGGACCCTGGAATTCGAGGTGGTCCGCAGCCGGGAGGCCCTGGAGCAGGTGATCCAGCGACCGGTCCACGGCTTCTGCTACCCGTACGGCCGGTACGACCGCGCCGCGATGGCTGCGGTCAGGGACTCCGGCTACGGGTACGCCACCGGCGTGGAGCACATCGCCGACAGCGACCGCTGGTCGATCCCGCGCAGCTACGTCGGCGAGCTGGACACCGGTTGGCGGCTCCGGGCCAAGGAGCTCCGGCACCGTCTCCGTACCGTCGTCAGGGCCTCCCGCTGCTGA
- the hemB gene encoding porphobilinogen synthase, whose amino-acid sequence MGIQVPTVRPRRLRTTPAVRRLVAETRLHPAELILPLFVREGVPAPVPISAMPGVVQHTRDTLRKAAVEAAEAGVGGLMLFGVPAVQDAIGSEGTNPEGILQQAIRDVVAEVGDQVVIMSDLCLDEYTDHGHCGVLAADGSVDNDATLERYAEMAVVQADAGVHMVGPSGMMDGQIAVVRAALDQAGHQDVSVLAYTAKYASAFYGPFREAVGSSLKGDRKSYQQDPANAREALRELELDLAEGADLVMVKPAMSYLDILRQVAEVSPVPVAAYQVSGEYSMVEAAAANGWIDRERAIMETLTSIRRAGANQVLTYWAVEAARLLHG is encoded by the coding sequence ATGGGTATCCAGGTTCCTACTGTTCGGCCGCGGCGACTGCGGACGACGCCGGCTGTGCGGCGACTGGTCGCCGAGACGCGGCTGCACCCCGCCGAGCTGATCCTGCCGTTGTTCGTCCGGGAGGGCGTCCCCGCGCCGGTGCCGATCAGTGCGATGCCCGGCGTGGTCCAGCACACGCGGGACACCCTGCGGAAGGCCGCCGTGGAGGCCGCCGAGGCCGGCGTCGGCGGGCTGATGCTGTTCGGCGTGCCGGCCGTGCAGGACGCGATCGGCTCCGAGGGCACCAACCCGGAGGGCATCCTGCAGCAGGCCATCCGGGACGTCGTCGCTGAGGTCGGCGACCAGGTCGTGATCATGTCCGACCTGTGCCTGGACGAGTACACCGACCACGGCCACTGCGGGGTGCTCGCCGCGGACGGCTCCGTGGACAACGACGCGACCCTGGAGCGCTACGCCGAGATGGCCGTGGTGCAGGCCGACGCGGGTGTCCACATGGTCGGCCCCTCCGGGATGATGGACGGTCAGATCGCGGTCGTGCGCGCGGCGCTGGACCAGGCGGGGCACCAGGACGTGTCCGTGCTGGCCTACACCGCCAAGTACGCCTCGGCCTTCTACGGCCCGTTCCGGGAGGCCGTCGGGTCCTCCCTGAAGGGGGACCGCAAGAGCTACCAGCAGGACCCGGCCAATGCCCGGGAGGCCCTGCGCGAGCTGGAGCTGGACCTGGCCGAGGGCGCGGACCTGGTGATGGTCAAGCCCGCCATGTCCTACCTCGACATCCTGCGGCAGGTCGCCGAGGTGAGCCCGGTGCCGGTGGCCGCCTACCAGGTGTCCGGCGAGTACTCGATGGTCGAGGCCGCGGCCGCCAACGGCTGGATCGACCGGGAGCGGGCGATCATGGAGACGCTGACCTCGATCCGCCGGGCCGGGGCCAACCAGGTGCTCACCTACTGGGCCGTCGAGGCGGCCCGGTTGCTGCACGGCTGA
- a CDS encoding chaplin, whose protein sequence is MKNAVKGALVTVAAVGVITGGAGAAFASSAATGDASCSPGVGSGNNVEVPVHVPVNIVGDTANLIGVLNPAFGNSGTNAG, encoded by the coding sequence ATGAAGAATGCTGTCAAGGGTGCCCTGGTCACCGTTGCTGCCGTCGGTGTCATCACCGGTGGCGCCGGTGCTGCTTTCGCCAGCTCGGCCGCGACCGGCGACGCCTCCTGCTCCCCGGGTGTCGGCTCCGGCAACAACGTTGAGGTCCCGGTTCACGTCCCGGTCAACATCGTGGGGGACACCGCCAACCTGATCGGTGTGCTCAACCCGGCCTTCGGCAACTCCGGGACCAACGCGGGCTGA
- a CDS encoding carbohydrate binding domain-containing protein yields the protein MRRTTSPSTPLRSLLTSALAIAAATASALVGGVGAAQAAGTGTPLPAHVFAPYFEAYNGSSLTSLSSQSGANYLSMAFIQTATAGSCTADWNGVSSTPIAAANFGSDISAIQAKGGNVIPSFGGYTADHTGTEIADSCTDVNAIAAAYESVITTYNVTRIDLDTEDNSLTNTAGIDRRNKAIALVDAWAASNGRTVQFSYTLPTTTGGLAASGLAVLQNAVQNNARVDVANIMTFDYYDGATHEMGNDAESSATGLYNQLATLYPSKTAAQLWGMIGITLMPGIDDYGAAETTTVADAKNVESWAAGKGLASLSFWALQRDNGGCVGTGGSDSCSGIAQSTWDFSHALEPFTSGGSTVPTNDFSVGVAPGSGTVAEGASTTATVSTAVTSGSAQSVSLSASGAPTGVTASLSPASVTAGGSATLTLTASATAAAGTYPITVTGSAASGSHTATYSLTVTGTGGGGGSGSLVNGTFETGSLSPWTCQAGGAVVSSPVHSGSHALQVVPTASQTGQCGQTLTLSANHSYTLSGWVQGSYAYLGVSGGATASTWASGTGWTKLTVPFTTGASGTVTVYVHGWYAQGNVYADDLTVG from the coding sequence ATGAGACGTACGACATCACCGTCCACCCCCCTCCGCTCCCTCCTCACCAGCGCACTCGCCATCGCCGCCGCGACGGCGAGTGCGCTGGTCGGCGGGGTCGGGGCGGCGCAGGCGGCAGGTACGGGGACCCCACTTCCCGCGCATGTCTTCGCGCCGTACTTCGAGGCGTACAACGGCAGCAGCCTCACCTCGCTGTCGAGCCAGTCCGGCGCCAACTACCTCTCCATGGCCTTCATCCAGACCGCCACCGCCGGCTCCTGCACCGCCGACTGGAACGGCGTGAGCAGCACGCCCATCGCCGCCGCCAACTTCGGCAGCGACATCAGCGCCATCCAGGCCAAGGGCGGCAATGTGATCCCCTCGTTCGGCGGCTACACCGCCGACCACACCGGGACGGAGATCGCCGACAGCTGCACCGACGTCAACGCGATCGCCGCGGCGTACGAGAGCGTGATCACCACCTACAACGTCACCCGGATCGACCTCGACACCGAGGACAACTCGCTCACCAACACCGCCGGGATCGACCGCCGCAACAAGGCGATCGCCCTGGTCGACGCCTGGGCCGCGAGCAACGGGCGGACCGTGCAGTTCTCCTACACGCTGCCGACGACCACCGGCGGCCTGGCCGCCAGCGGCCTCGCGGTGCTCCAGAACGCGGTGCAGAACAACGCCCGCGTGGACGTCGCCAACATCATGACCTTCGACTACTACGACGGCGCCACCCACGAGATGGGCAATGACGCCGAGAGCTCGGCCACCGGTCTCTACAACCAGCTCGCCACGCTCTACCCGAGCAAGACCGCCGCCCAGCTCTGGGGCATGATCGGGATCACCCTGATGCCCGGCATCGACGACTACGGCGCGGCCGAGACCACCACCGTCGCCGACGCGAAGAACGTCGAGAGCTGGGCCGCCGGAAAGGGGCTGGCCAGCCTGTCCTTCTGGGCGCTGCAGCGGGACAACGGCGGCTGCGTCGGCACCGGCGGCTCCGACTCCTGCTCCGGAATCGCCCAGAGCACCTGGGACTTCAGCCATGCGCTGGAGCCCTTCACCAGTGGCGGCAGCACCGTCCCGACCAATGACTTCTCGGTCGGCGTCGCCCCCGGCTCGGGCACCGTCGCCGAAGGGGCCTCCACCACCGCGACGGTGAGCACCGCGGTCACCTCCGGCAGCGCGCAGTCGGTCAGCCTCAGCGCCAGCGGGGCCCCGACCGGCGTCACCGCCAGCCTGAGCCCGGCCTCGGTCACGGCGGGCGGCTCCGCCACGCTCACCCTGACCGCCTCGGCCACCGCCGCCGCGGGCACCTACCCGATCACGGTCACCGGCAGCGCGGCCTCCGGCAGCCACACCGCGACCTACTCGCTCACGGTCACCGGCACCGGCGGGGGCGGCGGTTCCGGCTCGCTGGTGAACGGGACCTTCGAGACCGGCAGCCTCAGCCCGTGGACCTGCCAGGCCGGCGGCGCCGTCGTCAGCTCCCCGGTCCACTCCGGCAGCCACGCACTCCAGGTCGTGCCGACCGCGTCGCAGACCGGCCAGTGCGGCCAGACGCTGACGCTCTCGGCCAACCACAGCTACACGCTGAGCGGTTGGGTCCAGGGCAGCTACGCCTACCTCGGGGTCAGCGGCGGGGCCACCGCCAGCACCTGGGCCAGCGGCACCGGCTGGACCAAGCTGACGGTGCCGTTCACCACCGGCGCCAGCGGGACCGTCACCGTCTACGTCCACGGCTGGTACGCCCAGGGCAACGTCTACGCGGACGACCTGACGGTCGGTTAA
- a CDS encoding chaplin — protein sequence MRNVMKTVALSAAAVGLALSGAGVAAADSTATGTASNSPGFLSGNLVQVPVHVPINICGDTVNVIGLLNPAFGNKCVNS from the coding sequence ATGCGCAACGTGATGAAGACCGTGGCCCTCTCCGCCGCCGCTGTCGGCCTGGCCCTGTCCGGCGCCGGTGTTGCGGCCGCCGACTCCACCGCGACGGGAACGGCCTCCAACTCCCCCGGGTTCCTCTCCGGCAACCTGGTCCAGGTTCCGGTTCACGTCCCGATCAACATCTGCGGCGACACCGTCAACGTGATCGGCCTGCTGAACCCGGCGTTCGGCAACAAGTGCGTCAACAGCTGA
- a CDS encoding glutamyl-tRNA reductase: MSLLVLGLSHRTAPVGLLERASLTGDAPQRLLHAAAAAAPVGEAALVATCNRIELYADVDKFHAGVADLSVLLAEHSGVDLEELTTHLYVHYEDRAVHHLFSVACGLESMVVGEGQILGQLRDALSLAQEQHTAGRGLNELFQQALRVGKRAHSETDIDKAGQSLVTFGLERIAEVSGPVAGLRALVVGAGSMSSLAAATLARAGVTELVIANRTPERAERLAATLGARTVPFGEVPAAMAEADLVVSCTGAAGIVLGAEEITAAVAKRATGGAARSASGEGGGGRRVGPLALLDLALPRDVAGEAHHLDGVHLVDLETMAEAAQSSEAGALDVDAVRRIVGAEVDAFGAAQRAAAITPTVVALRAMASEVVGSELERLDGRLPELDGRARAEIAQTVRRVVDKLLHSPTVRVKQLAGEPGGASYAEALRELFDLDPAAVQAVAGAPTTSVRLPMQATVGGESA; encoded by the coding sequence ATGAGCCTTCTGGTACTGGGTCTCAGCCATCGCACGGCCCCGGTCGGGCTGTTGGAGCGGGCCTCGCTCACCGGGGACGCCCCGCAGCGGCTGCTGCACGCCGCCGCGGCGGCCGCGCCGGTCGGCGAGGCCGCGCTGGTGGCGACCTGCAACCGGATCGAGCTCTACGCGGACGTGGACAAGTTCCACGCCGGCGTCGCGGACCTCTCCGTACTGCTGGCCGAGCACAGCGGGGTCGACCTGGAGGAGCTCACCACGCACCTCTACGTCCACTACGAGGACCGCGCCGTGCACCATCTGTTCTCGGTGGCGTGCGGGCTGGAGTCGATGGTGGTCGGCGAGGGGCAGATCCTCGGCCAGCTGCGTGACGCGCTGTCGCTGGCTCAGGAGCAGCACACCGCGGGCCGCGGCCTCAACGAGCTGTTCCAGCAGGCGCTGCGGGTCGGCAAGCGGGCGCACAGCGAGACCGACATCGACAAGGCCGGCCAGTCCCTGGTCACCTTCGGCCTGGAGCGGATCGCCGAGGTGTCGGGCCCGGTCGCGGGCCTGCGCGCCCTGGTTGTCGGCGCCGGGTCGATGAGCTCCCTGGCGGCGGCGACGCTGGCCCGCGCCGGTGTCACCGAACTGGTCATCGCCAACCGCACACCCGAACGGGCCGAGCGGCTGGCGGCGACGCTGGGTGCCCGCACCGTCCCGTTCGGTGAGGTCCCGGCCGCGATGGCCGAGGCCGACCTGGTCGTCTCCTGTACCGGGGCGGCCGGAATCGTCCTCGGCGCCGAGGAGATCACCGCCGCCGTCGCCAAGCGCGCAACAGGAGGTGCGGCGCGCAGCGCCTCCGGCGAGGGTGGTGGTGGGCGACGGGTGGGCCCGCTGGCGCTGCTGGACCTGGCACTGCCCCGGGACGTCGCCGGCGAGGCGCACCATCTCGACGGCGTCCACCTGGTGGACCTGGAGACGATGGCCGAGGCGGCGCAGAGCAGCGAGGCCGGCGCCCTGGACGTGGACGCGGTCCGCCGCATCGTCGGCGCCGAGGTCGACGCCTTCGGCGCGGCCCAGCGCGCGGCGGCGATCACCCCCACCGTGGTGGCGCTCCGGGCGATGGCCTCCGAGGTGGTCGGCTCCGAGCTGGAGCGGCTCGACGGCCGACTGCCCGAACTCGACGGCAGGGCGCGGGCCGAGATCGCCCAGACCGTACGCCGCGTCGTCGACAAGCTGCTGCACTCGCCCACCGTGCGGGTCAAGCAGCTCGCCGGAGAGCCCGGCGGCGCCTCCTACGCCGAGGCGCTGCGCGAGCTGTTCGACCTCGACCCGGCCGCGGTCCAGGCCGTCGCCGGCGCACCCACCACATCCGTCCGGCTGCCGATGCAGGCGACCGTGGGCGGTGAATCGGCATGA
- a CDS encoding chaplin, which yields MQNFKKAAVLAVAAFGTVLAGASAASADATATGVASHSPGVLSGNLVQVPVHIPLNICGDSVNVIGALNPAFGNTCVNEPDNC from the coding sequence ATGCAGAACTTCAAGAAGGCCGCCGTGCTCGCGGTCGCCGCGTTCGGCACCGTGCTCGCCGGCGCCTCCGCCGCCTCGGCCGACGCCACCGCCACCGGTGTCGCCAGCCACTCCCCGGGTGTCCTCTCCGGCAACCTGGTCCAGGTTCCGGTGCACATCCCGCTCAACATCTGCGGCGACAGCGTCAACGTGATCGGTGCGCTGAACCCGGCGTTCGGCAACACCTGCGTCAACGAGCCCGACAACTGCTGA
- the hemC gene encoding hydroxymethylbilane synthase, which translates to MTVQPATATAAAAAAEAEGPPLRLGTRRSALATAQSGMIAEAVTRATGRRVELVEITTYGDTSREQLAQIGGTGVFVSALRDALLGGDIDFAVHSLKDLPTAAPEGLALAAVPPREDPRDALIARDGLSLDELAAKSVDAPARIGTGSPRRTAQLNAWAAEVGARIETVPIRGNVDTRIGYVHSGQFDAVVLAAAGLSRLGRLDEATEILDSTLMLPAPGQGALAVECRADRPDLIAELAVLDHAPTRAAVAAERALLAALEAGCSAPVGALAEVLRPFGERPPAPPREPAVAGAGVQRGTAGAAGAESADELLLRALVGTVDGSSVVQLSVTGALGPAAASEQAAAALGRELAARMLAAGAAGLMGERAL; encoded by the coding sequence ATGACTGTCCAACCCGCCACCGCAACCGCCGCCGCTGCGGCCGCCGAGGCCGAAGGACCGCCGCTGCGGCTCGGCACCCGCCGCAGCGCGCTGGCCACGGCCCAGTCGGGCATGATCGCCGAAGCGGTCACCCGCGCCACCGGACGCCGGGTCGAGCTGGTGGAGATCACCACCTACGGCGACACCTCGCGCGAGCAGCTGGCGCAGATCGGCGGCACCGGCGTGTTCGTCTCCGCGCTGCGCGACGCGCTGCTCGGCGGCGACATCGACTTCGCCGTCCACTCCCTCAAGGACCTGCCCACCGCGGCCCCCGAGGGCCTGGCGCTGGCCGCCGTGCCGCCGCGCGAGGACCCCAGGGACGCACTGATCGCCAGGGACGGGCTCAGCCTGGACGAGCTCGCCGCCAAGAGCGTCGACGCCCCCGCCAGGATCGGCACCGGATCGCCGCGCCGCACCGCCCAGCTCAACGCCTGGGCGGCGGAGGTCGGCGCGCGGATCGAGACCGTGCCGATCCGCGGCAATGTCGACACCCGGATCGGCTACGTCCACTCCGGGCAGTTCGACGCCGTCGTCCTCGCCGCCGCCGGCCTCAGCCGGCTCGGGCGGCTCGACGAGGCCACCGAGATCCTCGACAGCACACTGATGCTGCCGGCCCCCGGACAGGGGGCGCTGGCCGTCGAGTGCCGCGCCGACCGCCCGGACCTGATCGCCGAACTGGCCGTCCTCGACCACGCGCCCACCCGGGCCGCCGTCGCGGCCGAGCGCGCGCTGCTGGCCGCGCTGGAGGCGGGCTGCTCCGCCCCGGTCGGAGCCCTGGCCGAGGTACTGCGACCTTTCGGGGAGCGACCCCCCGCACCCCCGCGTGAACCCGCGGTTGCGGGGGCCGGCGTGCAGCGTGGCACCGCCGGTGCGGCCGGGGCCGAATCCGCCGACGAACTGCTCCTTCGGGCGCTCGTCGGCACAGTTGACGGTTCGTCCGTCGTGCAGTTGTCCGTTACCGGCGCCCTCGGGCCCGCGGCGGCGTCCGAGCAGGCAGCGGCGGCCCTGGGCCGCGAGCTGGCGGCACGGATGCTCGCCGCGGGCGCGGCCGGCCTGATGGGGGAGCGAGCCCTGTGA